One window from the genome of Bacillus weihaiensis encodes:
- the rpsB gene encoding 30S ribosomal protein S2, whose translation MSVISMKQLLEAGVHFGHQTRRWNPKMKRYIFTERNGIYIIDLQKTVKKVEEAYKFVKELGAEGGTILFVGTKKQAQDSVKEEAERSGMYFVNQRWLGGTLTNFETIQKRIKRLKDIQRMQEDGTFEVLPKKEVVQLNKELERLEKFLGGIKDMKQLPDALFIIDPRKERIAVAEARKLNIPIVGIVDTNCDPDEIDYVIPANDDAIRAVKLLTAKIADAILESKQGEETTPA comes from the coding sequence ATGTCAGTAATTTCAATGAAGCAACTTCTTGAAGCTGGTGTTCACTTCGGTCACCAAACTCGCCGTTGGAACCCAAAAATGAAACGTTACATCTTCACTGAGCGTAACGGTATTTACATCATCGACCTTCAAAAAACTGTTAAAAAGGTTGAGGAAGCTTACAAATTCGTTAAAGAACTTGGAGCTGAAGGTGGTACTATTCTTTTCGTTGGTACTAAAAAACAAGCACAAGATTCTGTGAAAGAAGAAGCAGAACGTTCAGGAATGTACTTTGTTAACCAACGTTGGTTAGGTGGTACTTTAACGAACTTTGAAACAATCCAAAAGCGTATTAAGCGTTTAAAAGATATTCAAAGAATGCAGGAAGATGGTACTTTCGAAGTACTTCCTAAAAAAGAAGTAGTACAACTTAACAAAGAGCTTGAGCGTCTTGAGAAATTCCTAGGCGGAATTAAAGACATGAAGCAATTACCAGATGCATTATTCATTATCGATCCTCGTAAAGAGCGTATCGCTGTTGCAGAAGCTCGTAAATTAAACATCCCAATCGTAGGTATCGTTGATACAAACTGTGATCCAGATGAAATTGATTACGTAATTCCTGCAAATGATGATGCTATCCGTGCTGTTAAGCTTTTAACTGCTAAAATTGCAGACGCAATCTTAGAATCTAAACAAGGTGAAGAAACTACACCTGCTTAA
- the frr gene encoding ribosome recycling factor produces MAKEVLANTKEKMDKAVTALSRELASVRAGRASANLLDKLSVDYYGAPTPVNQLASISVPEARLLVIQPYDKSVLGDLEKAILKSDLGLTPSNDGSIIRLSIPALTEERRKELVKLVKKYAEEAKIAVRNIRRDGNDDLKKLEKNGEITEDELRSNTDNIQKLTDEFIVKVDNVAKDKEKEIMEV; encoded by the coding sequence ATGGCGAAAGAAGTATTAGCAAACACAAAGGAAAAAATGGACAAAGCTGTTACAGCTTTAAGTCGTGAATTAGCTTCAGTAAGAGCTGGACGTGCAAGTGCGAATTTACTAGATAAACTTTCTGTAGATTATTATGGTGCTCCGACTCCAGTTAATCAATTAGCTTCAATTAGCGTTCCTGAGGCAAGACTTTTAGTGATACAACCTTACGATAAATCAGTTTTAGGTGACCTTGAAAAAGCGATTTTAAAATCCGACTTAGGCTTAACTCCATCAAATGACGGATCTATTATTCGACTTTCAATACCAGCATTAACAGAAGAAAGACGTAAAGAACTAGTTAAACTAGTAAAAAAATATGCTGAAGAAGCAAAGATCGCAGTTCGTAATATCCGTCGTGATGGGAATGACGATTTAAAGAAATTAGAGAAGAATGGTGAAATCACTGAAGATGAATTAAGAAGCAACACGGATAACATTCAGAAGTTAACAGATGAATTTATTGTTAAAGTTGACAATGTTGCAAAAGATAAAGAAAAAGAAATCATGGAAGTTTAA
- the pyrH gene encoding UMP kinase: MSKPKYQRIVLKLSGEALAGDNGFGINPSVIQSIAKQVKEIAELDVEVAVVVGGGNIWRGKIGSEMGMDRATADYMGMLATVMNSLALQDSLETLGIQTRVQTSIEMRQVAEPYIRRKAIRHLEKKRVVIFAAGTGNPYFSTDTTAALRAAEIEADVILMAKNNVDGVYNADPRVNKDAVKYETLSYLDVLKEGLAVMDSTASSLCMDNDIPLIVFSIMEEGNIKLAVTGENIGTIVRGK; the protein is encoded by the coding sequence ATGAGTAAACCAAAATATCAACGTATTGTACTTAAATTAAGTGGTGAAGCACTTGCAGGCGACAATGGATTTGGCATTAATCCATCTGTTATACAATCAATTGCTAAACAGGTTAAAGAAATTGCTGAATTAGATGTTGAAGTTGCTGTAGTAGTTGGCGGTGGAAACATATGGCGTGGTAAAATTGGTAGTGAAATGGGAATGGACCGTGCCACTGCTGATTATATGGGAATGCTTGCGACTGTCATGAATTCTCTAGCTTTACAGGATAGTCTTGAGACACTCGGCATCCAAACTCGTGTTCAAACATCAATTGAAATGAGACAGGTAGCTGAGCCTTACATAAGAAGAAAAGCGATCCGTCATCTAGAGAAAAAGCGCGTTGTTATATTTGCAGCCGGAACGGGTAATCCATATTTCTCTACTGATACTACTGCAGCTTTACGTGCAGCTGAAATTGAGGCAGATGTAATTTTAATGGCTAAGAATAATGTAGATGGTGTTTATAATGCTGATCCTAGAGTCAATAAGGATGCTGTTAAATACGAAACATTATCTTATCTAGATGTATTAAAAGAAGGTTTGGCAGTAATGGATTCTACAGCTTCATCATTATGTATGGATAATGATATTCCACTAATTGTGTTCTCAATTATGGAAGAAGGTAATATTAAACTTGCTGTTACAGGCGAAAATATCGGAACAATTGTTAGGGGGAAATAA
- a CDS encoding isoprenyl transferase, with the protein MFNFFKKWKGDPQPFDIEELSNEEIKKGEIPKHIAIIMDGNGRWAKKRALPRIAGHHEGMKVVRKITKQANLLGVEVLTLYAFSTENWKRPKTEVDYLMKLPEEFLTTYLPELIKENVQVRIMGDKQRLPKHTLNAVEKAINDTKKNTGLILNFALNYGSRAEILTAVQHIATDIKTGQLNDSDLTEDVFSSYLMTNSIQDPDLLIRTSGEIRLSNFMLWQLAYTEFWFTDILWPDFNEQSLLQAIYTYQQRGRRFGGI; encoded by the coding sequence ATGTTCAATTTTTTTAAGAAGTGGAAAGGAGATCCTCAACCTTTCGATATTGAAGAACTGTCTAACGAGGAAATAAAAAAAGGTGAAATTCCCAAACATATCGCTATTATTATGGATGGAAATGGAAGATGGGCAAAAAAGAGAGCACTACCAAGAATTGCTGGACATCATGAAGGGATGAAAGTTGTTCGTAAAATAACAAAACAGGCAAACTTATTAGGGGTCGAGGTATTAACATTATATGCTTTTTCTACAGAAAATTGGAAAAGACCTAAAACTGAAGTTGATTATTTAATGAAGCTTCCGGAAGAGTTTTTAACGACGTATTTACCTGAGTTAATTAAAGAAAACGTCCAGGTACGTATAATGGGAGATAAACAAAGACTTCCAAAACATACCTTAAATGCTGTTGAAAAGGCAATAAATGATACAAAAAAAAATACCGGATTAATATTAAATTTCGCTCTTAATTATGGTAGTCGTGCCGAAATTTTAACTGCTGTTCAACATATAGCTACTGATATTAAAACAGGACAATTAAACGATAGTGATCTGACAGAAGATGTCTTTTCTTCGTATCTGATGACAAATTCGATACAAGATCCTGATCTGTTAATTCGAACTAGTGGAGAAATCCGACTAAGCAATTTTATGCTATGGCAGTTAGCCTATACAGAATTTTGGTTTACAGATATCCTGTGGCCAGATTTTAATGAGCAATCCTTATTGCAAGCAATCTACACTTACCAGCAAAGAGGTCGAAGATTTGGTGGTATATAA
- the tsf gene encoding translation elongation factor Ts, translating to MAVTAQMVKELREKTGAGMMDCKKALTETNGDMDQAIDYLREKGIAKAAKKADRIAAEGSTLVKVNGNDAVILEVNSETDFVAKNEGFKDLLNGLADFLLAKKPADIDAALAETMDNGSSVNDFINSAIAKIGEKITLRRFTILTKTENDAFGAYLHMGGRIGVLTLLEGTTDEDAAKDVAMHIAAVNPKYVSRDQVSAEEADRERKVLTEQALNEGKPENIVAKMVEGRLGKYFEDICLLDQSFVKNPDQKVKDFVQSKGGTVNTFIRYEVGEGIEKRQDNFAEEVMSQVKK from the coding sequence ATGGCAGTAACTGCTCAAATGGTTAAAGAATTACGTGAAAAAACTGGCGCAGGTATGATGGATTGTAAAAAAGCATTAACTGAAACAAATGGTGACATGGATCAAGCAATTGATTACCTTCGTGAAAAAGGTATTGCAAAAGCTGCGAAAAAAGCTGACCGTATCGCTGCAGAAGGCTCTACTTTAGTGAAAGTAAACGGAAATGATGCTGTTATCTTAGAAGTAAACTCTGAAACTGATTTCGTTGCAAAAAACGAAGGTTTTAAAGACTTACTTAATGGATTAGCAGACTTCTTATTAGCGAAAAAACCTGCAGATATTGATGCAGCATTAGCTGAAACGATGGATAATGGTTCATCTGTAAATGATTTCATTAACTCTGCAATTGCTAAAATTGGAGAAAAAATCACTTTACGCCGTTTTACGATCTTAACTAAGACAGAAAATGATGCGTTCGGTGCATATTTACATATGGGTGGACGTATTGGAGTTTTAACTCTTCTAGAAGGAACAACTGATGAAGATGCTGCTAAAGATGTTGCTATGCATATTGCTGCAGTAAATCCTAAATATGTTTCTCGTGATCAAGTTTCTGCAGAAGAAGCTGACCGTGAGCGTAAGGTTTTAACTGAGCAAGCATTAAACGAAGGAAAACCTGAAAATATCGTAGCTAAAATGGTTGAAGGTCGCCTAGGCAAATACTTCGAAGATATTTGTTTACTTGATCAAAGCTTTGTTAAAAACCCAGATCAAAAAGTTAAAGACTTTGTTCAATCTAAAGGTGGTACTGTAAATACATTTATCCGCTATGAAGTTGGAGAAGGTATTGAAAAACGTCAAGATAACTTTGCTGAAGAAGTTATGAGCCAAGTTAAAAAATAA
- a CDS encoding chemotaxis protein CheC, which produces MDLLGRISPKHLDVLKEVGNIGAGHSATSLSKLLNKKIDMNVPDVNVVSFNDLMERLGGPDVVIASVFLRIEGEVPGSLFFVLSIEQAERFIQQLIMDDTFSFSSKTSNHELGQSAFQELGNILTGSYLSSLSDLTALSIYPSVPACTVDMFGAVISHGLIELSHVSDYAIIIDTVISEEDENHGESSVKGHFFLLPDPDSFDMLFQALGVSHDD; this is translated from the coding sequence ATGGATCTTTTAGGAAGAATTTCACCCAAACACTTAGATGTTCTTAAAGAAGTAGGTAATATAGGTGCAGGTCATTCTGCTACTTCTCTTTCAAAGCTATTGAATAAGAAGATAGATATGAACGTTCCAGATGTAAATGTTGTTTCGTTTAATGATTTAATGGAACGTCTAGGTGGACCAGATGTAGTAATTGCGAGTGTCTTCCTAAGAATAGAGGGCGAGGTGCCAGGCTCACTATTTTTCGTTTTAAGTATTGAGCAAGCAGAACGTTTTATCCAGCAATTAATTATGGATGATACATTTAGCTTTTCATCTAAGACTTCCAATCACGAACTTGGTCAATCTGCTTTTCAGGAACTAGGGAATATTTTAACTGGTTCCTATCTTTCATCATTATCAGACCTTACAGCCTTATCTATTTATCCTTCAGTACCTGCCTGTACTGTTGATATGTTTGGTGCAGTTATAAGCCATGGTTTAATTGAATTATCACATGTAAGTGATTATGCCATTATTATTGATACCGTTATTAGTGAAGAAGATGAGAATCATGGTGAATCATCTGTGAAAGGGCATTTTTTCTTATTACCTGATCCAGACTCCTTTGACATGTTATTTCAAGCATTAGGTGTTTCCCATGACGATTGA
- a CDS encoding FliA/WhiG family RNA polymerase sigma factor, whose amino-acid sequence MSQMTLMDEQVVWQKWIDIRDSYAGDILIKKYMPLVSYHVQRISVGLPKSVNKDDLMSLGLFGLYDALEKFDPTRDLKFDTYASFRVRGAIIDGLRKEDWLPRSSREKAKKVEAAIEKLEQKHLRNVSSEEIAEELGLSEGEVVTVMNEGFFANILSIDDQMYDHDEGDTIGYSIKDENQDTPEDKLLKDELIENLSKVITQLSEKEQLVISFFYKEELTLTEIGQVMNLSTSRISQIHSKALFKLRKILENVIH is encoded by the coding sequence ATGTCACAAATGACATTAATGGACGAGCAGGTAGTATGGCAGAAATGGATTGATATTCGTGACTCTTATGCAGGTGATATTCTCATAAAAAAGTATATGCCCCTTGTTTCTTATCATGTTCAACGTATTTCTGTAGGTCTTCCAAAAAGTGTTAACAAAGATGATTTAATGAGCCTTGGTTTATTTGGATTATACGATGCACTCGAAAAATTTGACCCTACACGTGATTTGAAGTTTGACACTTATGCGTCTTTTCGGGTAAGAGGTGCAATTATTGATGGGTTAAGAAAAGAAGATTGGTTACCTAGAAGTTCAAGAGAAAAAGCAAAAAAAGTAGAAGCTGCAATTGAAAAGCTTGAACAAAAACATCTTAGAAATGTATCTTCAGAGGAAATTGCGGAAGAACTGGGACTATCAGAAGGTGAAGTTGTAACAGTAATGAATGAGGGTTTCTTTGCCAATATCTTATCAATAGATGATCAAATGTATGACCACGATGAAGGGGATACAATTGGTTATTCAATTAAAGACGAAAATCAGGACACCCCAGAAGATAAGCTTCTGAAAGATGAACTTATTGAAAACCTATCAAAGGTCATAACCCAGTTAAGTGAAAAGGAGCAGCTTGTTATTAGTTTCTTCTATAAAGAAGAACTCACACTCACCGAAATTGGACAAGTTATGAACTTATCGACGTCAAGAATTTCTCAGATCCATTCAAAGGCGCTATTTAAGCTCAGAAAAATTTTAGAAAATGTTATCCATTAG
- a CDS encoding chemotaxis protein CheD: MTIETPHVVKVGIADFNVVTAPNIIRTAGLGSCVGLILFDKYSKKAGLAHIMLPDSSLAQKGNLNQAKYADTAIPLLLDKLKESGANIHSLKAKMAGGAQMFQFQTASEMMRIGPRNIESVRMVLLRSQIPLISEDVGGSSGRTIEFNPDTCDLMIRTVNQGTKFI; encoded by the coding sequence ATGACGATTGAAACACCTCATGTAGTTAAGGTTGGTATAGCAGATTTTAATGTAGTTACAGCTCCGAATATTATACGTACAGCAGGGTTAGGATCGTGTGTGGGATTAATCTTATTTGATAAGTATTCAAAAAAAGCTGGTTTAGCTCATATTATGCTTCCCGATTCTTCATTGGCTCAAAAGGGTAATCTCAATCAAGCGAAATATGCAGATACTGCTATTCCTCTTTTACTTGACAAATTAAAAGAGAGTGGAGCTAATATTCATTCATTAAAAGCTAAAATGGCAGGCGGAGCCCAAATGTTTCAGTTTCAAACAGCAAGTGAAATGATGAGAATTGGTCCAAGAAATATTGAGTCTGTGAGGATGGTCTTGTTGAGATCTCAGATTCCTTTAATTAGTGAAGATGTTGGGGGGAGCAGCGGAAGAACGATTGAGTTTAATCCCGATACATGTGATCTAATGATACGAACTGTAAATCAGGGAACTAAATTCATCTAA
- the dxr gene encoding 1-deoxy-D-xylulose-5-phosphate reductoisomerase: MKKISLLGATGSIGIQTLDVINSHPESFKLVAMSFGSNIKSAIDIIEKFKPEFVAVKDENTYNEIIHYSFSHNVQFGYGHEALIEAAVYDGVEVLVNAVVGSVGLVPTLKAIENKITIAIANKETLVTAGHLVTESANKHGVQLLPVDSEHSAIFQCLQGENTKNIERLIVTASGGSFRDKRREELQGVTVEQALNHPNWSMGAKITIDSATMMNKGLEIIEAHWLFNMPYDNIDVLLHKESIIHSLVEFTDRSIIAQLGTPDMRVPIQYALTYPDRYELKNGKRLELWELGKLHFEKADFTRYKCLQFAYNSGKIGGTMPTVLNAANEEAVAAFLKGQITFLEIEDWIERALEKHESISHPSLEQIQEVDRLTRNFVQTLIS; this comes from the coding sequence GTGAAAAAAATAAGCCTGCTAGGAGCTACAGGTTCCATTGGAATTCAGACACTGGATGTTATCAATTCGCATCCAGAATCATTTAAACTTGTAGCTATGTCATTTGGAAGCAATATTAAATCTGCAATTGATATTATTGAGAAATTCAAGCCTGAATTCGTTGCAGTAAAGGATGAAAATACGTATAACGAAATAATCCACTATTCATTTTCACATAATGTCCAATTTGGGTATGGTCATGAAGCATTAATTGAAGCTGCTGTATATGACGGAGTTGAAGTCTTAGTAAATGCTGTAGTCGGAAGTGTTGGTTTAGTGCCAACATTAAAAGCAATTGAAAATAAGATAACTATTGCTATCGCTAACAAGGAAACTCTTGTTACAGCGGGTCACTTAGTTACTGAATCGGCTAACAAGCACGGTGTACAGCTTTTACCTGTAGATAGTGAACATTCTGCTATCTTTCAATGTTTACAGGGAGAAAACACAAAAAATATTGAGCGGCTCATTGTTACAGCTTCTGGAGGAAGTTTTCGCGACAAAAGACGGGAAGAGCTTCAAGGTGTTACAGTAGAACAGGCTTTAAACCATCCTAATTGGTCGATGGGAGCTAAAATCACCATTGATTCAGCAACTATGATGAATAAAGGACTCGAAATAATTGAAGCTCATTGGTTGTTTAATATGCCATATGACAATATTGATGTATTATTACATAAAGAAAGTATTATCCATTCACTTGTTGAATTTACAGATCGCAGTATCATTGCCCAGCTTGGTACTCCAGATATGAGAGTACCAATTCAATATGCCTTAACCTACCCAGATAGATACGAATTAAAAAACGGTAAGCGACTCGAGCTATGGGAACTAGGGAAGCTTCATTTCGAAAAAGCTGATTTCACTAGATATAAGTGCTTACAATTTGCTTATAATTCAGGGAAAATAGGAGGGACAATGCCTACTGTATTGAATGCAGCAAATGAAGAAGCAGTGGCGGCATTTTTAAAGGGGCAAATTACCTTCTTAGAAATTGAAGATTGGATTGAAAGGGCTCTTGAAAAGCATGAGAGTATCTCACATCCTAGTTTAGAGCAAATACAAGAAGTAGATCGATTAACACGAAATTTCGTACAAACATTAATCTCATAA
- a CDS encoding phosphatidate cytidylyltransferase — MKQRILTGALALVIFLPFVIYGKLPFTLFVYLLASIALYELLKMKKISLFSFPGLVSLLILWVLLIPNAYVTLVETFSKAEFALLALLLLLTYTVVTKNKFTFDDVGFVVIAIFYLGIGFYFLIETRNSTIQGGLELVFYALLLIWVTDSGAYFVGRAMGKNKLWPEISPNKTIEGAVGGVLFAVVFAWIYHYFTGILNNYLLITLMTIILSVFGQIGDLVESALKRHYHVKDSGNILPGHGGILDRFDSLLFVLPLLHFLLIFFNR; from the coding sequence ATGAAACAACGAATTTTAACTGGTGCTCTTGCTTTGGTCATTTTCTTACCATTTGTCATTTACGGTAAACTTCCCTTTACATTATTTGTTTACTTATTGGCATCAATAGCACTATATGAACTATTGAAAATGAAAAAAATATCTCTATTTAGTTTTCCTGGCCTTGTTAGTTTACTAATTCTGTGGGTACTTTTGATTCCGAATGCTTATGTAACATTAGTAGAAACGTTCTCTAAAGCTGAATTTGCTCTCTTGGCTTTACTTCTCTTGTTAACATATACAGTTGTAACAAAGAATAAATTCACATTTGATGATGTGGGCTTTGTTGTAATTGCTATCTTTTACTTAGGAATTGGTTTTTACTTTTTAATTGAAACACGGAATTCAACAATTCAAGGTGGATTAGAACTTGTATTCTATGCTCTTTTATTAATATGGGTAACAGACTCAGGTGCTTATTTTGTTGGACGGGCAATGGGGAAAAACAAACTTTGGCCAGAGATTAGCCCTAACAAAACCATTGAAGGAGCTGTCGGTGGCGTTTTATTTGCGGTAGTTTTCGCATGGATTTATCATTATTTTACAGGTATTCTAAACAACTATCTCCTTATAACGTTAATGACAATTATACTTTCAGTTTTTGGTCAGATCGGGGATTTAGTTGAATCGGCCTTAAAGCGACATTATCATGTGAAAGATAGCGGTAATATATTACCTGGACATGGTGGGATCTTAGACCGCTTTGATAGCCTATTGTTTGTATTACCACTTCTCCATTTCTTATTAATTTTTTTTAATAGATAG
- the rseP gene encoding RIP metalloprotease RseP: MNTVIAFVLIFGALVFFHELGHLIFANRAGILCREFAIGFGPKILSFKKNETIYTIRLLPIGGFVRMAGEDPEVIEVKPGHNVGLLFNNENNVEKIILNNKEKYPSATVIEVEHVDLEHDMFISGYEHGEDDHIKRFEVSETSFFILDGQETQIAPYNRQFQSKKVSQRIAAIFAGPAMNFLLAFVILFSLGLIQGAPMDSPQLGELTDEGSAKASGLKEGDVIHSIEGTSTSSWGEVVKIIQTNPDTELTFEVERAGQMLSFEVVPEAAKVGEETIGRIGAYNPVDKSFVSSLKYGFIETFVWTKEILVGLGNLITGQFSIDMLSGPVGIYDMTDQVAESGTTNLLRWAALLSINLGIVNLLPIPALDGGRLLFLFIEALRGKPIDRQKEGIVHFIGFSLLMLLMLVVTWNDIQRLFL; the protein is encoded by the coding sequence ATGAATACAGTGATAGCGTTTGTTCTAATTTTCGGTGCGCTTGTTTTTTTTCATGAGCTAGGACATTTGATTTTTGCCAATCGTGCAGGAATCTTATGCCGAGAATTTGCAATAGGATTTGGGCCAAAAATCCTATCATTTAAAAAGAATGAAACGATTTATACAATACGTTTATTACCTATTGGTGGATTTGTACGAATGGCAGGTGAAGATCCTGAAGTAATCGAGGTAAAACCAGGTCATAATGTAGGTCTTCTTTTTAATAATGAGAATAATGTAGAGAAAATTATCTTAAATAATAAAGAAAAATATCCCAGTGCTACAGTAATTGAAGTAGAACATGTTGATTTAGAACACGACATGTTTATTTCTGGCTACGAGCACGGTGAAGATGATCACATTAAGCGTTTTGAAGTGAGTGAAACATCATTTTTTATTCTAGATGGACAAGAAACTCAAATTGCTCCTTATAATCGCCAATTTCAATCCAAAAAAGTAAGTCAAAGAATTGCTGCAATTTTTGCTGGACCAGCTATGAATTTCCTCTTAGCTTTCGTCATTCTATTCAGTCTTGGCTTGATTCAAGGGGCGCCAATGGATTCACCTCAATTAGGGGAACTCACTGACGAGGGTTCAGCTAAAGCATCTGGCCTAAAAGAGGGAGATGTCATCCACTCAATTGAAGGAACATCTACATCTTCATGGGGTGAAGTTGTTAAGATCATTCAAACAAATCCTGATACCGAATTAACTTTTGAAGTTGAGAGAGCAGGGCAAATGTTAAGTTTTGAAGTCGTTCCGGAAGCAGCAAAAGTAGGAGAAGAAACGATAGGACGGATCGGCGCTTACAATCCTGTTGACAAATCCTTTGTTAGCTCATTAAAATATGGATTTATTGAAACGTTTGTTTGGACAAAAGAAATCCTTGTGGGCTTAGGGAATTTAATTACAGGTCAATTCTCTATTGATATGCTCTCAGGCCCAGTAGGAATTTATGATATGACAGATCAAGTGGCTGAATCTGGTACAACCAACCTTCTAAGGTGGGCCGCTTTGTTAAGTATTAACTTAGGAATTGTTAACTTACTCCCTATACCAGCTCTAGATGGTGGAAGGCTCTTGTTTCTATTCATAGAGGCTTTGAGAGGAAAACCTATAGATCGACAAAAAGAAGGTATTGTTCATTTTATTGGTTTTTCATTATTAATGCTGTTAATGCTAGTCGTTACTTGGAATGATATTCAACGACTATTCTTGTAA
- a CDS encoding chemotaxis protein CheW produces MSEVHTSDIKVIVFQLKDEEYGIPVQQVRSIEKIQHITRVPRTISYIKGVINLRGVVTPIIDLRKRFEIEATEETESTRMIIVSKDEIEVGLVVDAANDVLDIHSDMIEPSPEVVGSIEVDYIQGVAKIEKRLIVMIDLDEVLKTDDTLLKVSL; encoded by the coding sequence ATGAGTGAAGTTCATACAAGTGACATTAAAGTAATCGTTTTTCAATTGAAGGACGAGGAATACGGTATACCTGTTCAGCAGGTGCGATCGATTGAAAAAATCCAACATATTACACGTGTTCCAAGAACGATTTCATATATTAAAGGAGTAATTAACCTTCGCGGTGTTGTTACCCCGATTATTGACTTACGCAAAAGATTTGAAATAGAAGCTACAGAAGAAACAGAGAGTACTAGGATGATAATAGTATCGAAGGATGAAATAGAAGTTGGATTAGTAGTTGACGCTGCCAACGACGTATTAGATATCCATTCAGATATGATTGAGCCATCACCAGAGGTGGTCGGCTCAATAGAAGTGGATTATATTCAAGGCGTTGCCAAGATTGAGAAAAGATTAATTGTGATGATTGATCTAGATGAGGTTTTAAAAACAGATGATACTTTATTAAAAGTAAGCCTGTAG